Proteins found in one Pseudomonas sp. P8_241 genomic segment:
- a CDS encoding quinone oxidoreductase family protein gives MKALQFDKTGDLSALRYVEVATPVPGADEVLVEIKAAGLNPSDVKNVLGRFPYTTLPRIPGRDFAGVVVAGPQALLGQEVWGTGRELGFFADGSHAQFVKLPANGVALKPAQLSFAQAASLGVPYTTAWDALERSLVTTGTKLLVIGGGAVGSAALALAKVRGATVLAAARRPEQVKDLQDQGYQTIQLDKPEDLGAQVNAVYAGGAEVIFDTTGFWLPASVAALATFGRIAIIAAPVDGYVQLPALGLYRKGGSVVGTNTLLYGVQACAAMLDQFGQFFDEGLLPLPQGLLESPLAEGLERYAEVNQGRGDKVILLP, from the coding sequence ATGAAAGCATTGCAGTTCGACAAAACCGGCGACCTCTCGGCCTTGCGCTACGTTGAAGTAGCCACGCCCGTTCCTGGCGCCGATGAAGTATTGGTCGAGATCAAGGCGGCGGGCCTCAATCCCAGCGATGTAAAGAATGTGCTGGGGCGTTTTCCCTACACCACGTTGCCACGCATTCCCGGGCGTGACTTTGCCGGTGTAGTCGTGGCAGGCCCGCAGGCGTTACTGGGTCAGGAAGTTTGGGGCACGGGCCGGGAGCTGGGCTTTTTTGCCGACGGCTCCCATGCGCAGTTCGTCAAACTGCCGGCCAATGGCGTGGCACTCAAGCCTGCGCAGCTGAGTTTCGCCCAGGCCGCCAGCCTTGGCGTGCCTTACACCACGGCATGGGATGCGCTGGAACGCAGCCTGGTAACGACCGGGACGAAGTTGTTGGTGATTGGCGGCGGGGCAGTCGGCAGTGCCGCACTGGCGCTGGCTAAAGTACGGGGAGCCACGGTGTTGGCAGCGGCGCGGCGACCGGAGCAGGTCAAAGACTTGCAGGATCAGGGCTACCAGACGATCCAGCTGGACAAGCCTGAAGACCTTGGCGCGCAGGTCAACGCCGTGTATGCCGGTGGCGCCGAGGTGATTTTCGACACCACCGGTTTCTGGCTGCCCGCATCGGTCGCGGCCCTGGCAACCTTCGGCCGCATCGCGATCATCGCCGCGCCGGTGGACGGGTACGTGCAACTGCCGGCACTGGGGTTGTATCGCAAGGGCGGTTCGGTAGTCGGGACCAACACATTGTTGTATGGCGTGCAGGCTTGCGCGGCGATGCTTGATCAGTTCGGCCAGTTCTTCGATGAGGGCTTGTTGCCGTTGCCGCAAGGATTGCTGGAGTCGCCATTGGCAGAAGGGCTGGAACGTTATGCCGAGGTGAATCAGGGACGCGGGGACAAGGTGATTCTGCTGCCCTGA